The genome window ATTGCTTATTTGGGTTTATTAACTAGTATGCAAGTCCCGATAGCAAACTCTGAAATCACTTTTAGCTTTATAAGCAGCGGCGTTGTTTCTGCACGAAAGATCTTAAACACTTTATGGAACACGCATTCTCTTGCAATAAAAGAAAGTGGGTTGAGAAAAGAATTCGTTGGTAGAATTGAATTTCGTAATGTTAGCTTTGGCTATTCAAAAGAAAATCTAGTCTTGAAAAATATCAATTTTGTTGTGTATCCGAATGAAACGGTTGCTCTCGTTGGAACCACTGGTAGTGGCAAAAGTACACTAGTTAAATTAATTAACAGAATGTATGACCCATTAGAAGGCGAAATCCTCATCGATGAAGTCAATGCTAAAGAGTATGATATTGACTGTTTCCGTTCACAAATTGGAGTCATTGAGCAAGATATTTTTCTCTTCTCTTGGTCAGTACGGGAAAATGTTTTATTTGGAAAAAAAGCCAATAATTCCGCTGAAATAGATTTTATGAGAGCCTTGCATCAATCACAAGCACATCAATTTGTGCAAAAGCTTTCCGATCATGACAGCACGAAAATTGGCGAAAACGGTGTACAGCTTTCTGGAGGACAAAGACAGCGCTTAGCTATGGCAAGAGCGTTTATGTCATCCCCGAAGATTTTGATCATGGATGATGCAACGAGTGCGGTAGACAGTGAAACGGAACACCGTATCCAAAAAGGCATGACAAGCATGATGAAAGGCAGAACGACACTTCTAATTACGCATCGGTTGTCACAAATTCGCCAAGCTGATCGAATTATCGTGTTGGACAAAGGCGAAATTAAAGCAGAGGGAACACACGAACAATTAATGAAAAATTGCGAAGAATACAATATGCTCTTTTCTGAAAAGGAGCCTAAACCGTTGATAAATAAACATTTATAGAGGGAGGTGATTTATTATCAAGTGTACTCGTGCTCATTCTGAAAAAAAGCTATTTATTCGAATGTGGGGGTTAGTTAGATCTCAGTCTTCGAAAATTTTTGCATCCGGGGCGCTC of Litoribacterium kuwaitense contains these proteins:
- a CDS encoding ABC transporter ATP-binding protein — protein: MDSATFIRGFAFLALFRKKVFTEYSIRLYATLVIVPISFIISQFSWSLWINPFIFSMLTIWMLFRYSSQLSTINTHIRQQFGKVNADLNEAIDGIETVKANTLESHEEKRFSDNVQEYKRLSKKRVFLEAAYLPILVYYVFLGFALFQCLFLFQSGSLTIGETIAYLGLLTSMQVPIANSEITFSFISSGVVSARKILNTLWNTHSLAIKESGLRKEFVGRIEFRNVSFGYSKENLVLKNINFVVYPNETVALVGTTGSGKSTLVKLINRMYDPLEGEILIDEVNAKEYDIDCFRSQIGVIEQDIFLFSWSVRENVLFGKKANNSAEIDFMRALHQSQAHQFVQKLSDHDSTKIGENGVQLSGGQRQRLAMARAFMSSPKILIMDDATSAVDSETEHRIQKGMTSMMKGRTTLLITHRLSQIRQADRIIVLDKGEIKAEGTHEQLMKNCEEYNMLFSEKEPKPLINKHL